The following proteins are co-located in the Meriones unguiculatus strain TT.TT164.6M chromosome 4, Bangor_MerUng_6.1, whole genome shotgun sequence genome:
- the Zp3 gene encoding zona pellucida sperm-binding protein 3, with the protein MGLSFRLFLCFLLGGGPQLCHPQPLWLLPDGTPSPVRSSLSVEVECLEAELVVTVNRDLFGTGKLVQPMDLTLGSEGCQPLVSTDTDVVRFKVQLHECSSKVQVTEDALVYRTFLLHDPHPVGGLSILRTNRVEVPIECRYPRQGNVSSYAIQPTWVPFSTTASSEEKLAFSLRLMEENWTAEKSSPTFHLGEVAHLQAEVQAGSHPPLQLFVDHCVATPTPDQNSSPYHVIVGFHGCLVDGVSESFSAFQVPRPRPETLRFTVDVFHFASSSRNTIYITCHLKVTPASQIPDRFNKACSFNKTSKSWLAVEGSDDICDCCNQGNCSSSFSRPKFLQRESQWPKLASRTRRHVTDEADVTVGPIFLGKESDQAVEGWISSAQTSVALGLGLATVAFLTLAAVVLGVTRKCHSTSRLVSLPQ; encoded by the exons ATGGGGCTGAGCTTTCgactcttcctctgcttcctactGGGCGGAGGCCCCCAGCTCTGCCATCCCCAGCCTCTATGGCTCTTGCCGGATGGAACCCCCTCCCCAGTGAGGTCCTCATTATCGGTGGAGGTGGAGTGTCTGGAAGCTGAGCTGGTGGTGACTGTCAATAGAGACCTTTTTGGCACGGGGAAGCTTGTGCAGCCCATGGACCTCACCCTTGGCTCAGAAGGCTGTCAGCCTCTGGTGTCCACAGATACTGACGTGGTCAGGTTCAAGGTCCAATTACATGAGTGCAGCAGCAAGGTGCAG GTGACAGAAGATGCCCTGGTGTACAGAACCTTCCTGCTCCACGACCCCCACCCTGTGGGCGGCCTGTCCATCCTGAGGACTAACCGCGTGGAGGTTCCTATTGAGTGCCGCTACCCCAG GCAGGGCAATGTGAGCAGCTATGCTATTCAGCCCACCTGGGTCCCCTTCAGCACCACGGCGTCCTCGGAGGAGAAGCTGGCGTTCTCTCTCCGCCTGATGGAAG AGAACTGGACCGCTGAGAAATCTTCCCCCACCTTCCACCTGGGAGAGGTGGCCCACCTCCAGGCAGAGGTCCAGGCCGGAAGCCACCCGCCACTGCAGCTGTTTGTGGACCACTGTGTGGCCACACCTACGCCAGACCAGAACTCCTCCCCCTATCACGTCATCGTGGGCTTCCATGG TTGCCTTGTGGATGGTGTATCTGAGAGCTTTTCTGCATTTCAAGTCCCTAGACCCCGGCCAGAGACTCTCCGCTTCACAGTGGACGTATTCCATTTTGCCAGCAGCTCCAGAAATACG ATCTACATCACCTGCCACCTGAAGGTCACCCCAGCTAGCCAGATCCCAGATAGGTTCAACAAAGCCTGTTCCTTCAACAAGACTTCCAAGAG CTGGTTGGCAGTAGAGGGCAGTGATGACATCTGTGACTGCTGTAACCAGGGCAACTGCAGTTCAAGCTTTTCAAGGCCCAAGTTTCTCCAGCGAGAGAGCCAGTGGCCCAAGTTGGCTTCCCGCACCCGCAGGCACG TGACCGATGAAGCTGATGTCACTGTGGGCCCGATCTTCCTGGGAAAAGAAAGTGACCAGGCTGTGGAGGGCTGGATCTCTTCTGCTCAAACCTCCGTGGCTCTTGGCTTGGGCCTAGCCACAGTGGCATTCCTGACCCTGGCTGCTGTTGTCCTTGGTGTCACCAGGAAGTGTCACAGCACTTCCCGACTTGTATCCCTTCCGCAATAA